The genomic interval CGTCTCAAACATATTCAAGATGCAGCAGAGGAAGCCTTATGTTTTGTTCAAAATCGTACCAGAGAAGATTTAGATAACGACAGAAAATGTTGGGATTTACAGATGTTGATCTAAAGCAAACTCATTTCTATCAAGATGTTTACGTAGAAGCGGAAGTTAATTTAGTGCTTCGTCAACTCAAACATCGTTTTGGGGAGTTGGACAGCAATTTAGTGGAGCAAATTCAGGCTTTGGGTGTGTCGGAGTTGGAGGCGTTGGCGGAGGCACTTTTAGATTTTGCCACGGTTGCTGATTTGGAAAGTTGGTTACAACAATCAAATGTTTAGCTAGCGCGATCGCGCTCTTTAAGTTATTGACCTACCGATCGAGCGAAGCTCGCTGCCAGAGGCAATCGCGCTTCTGTTGTTGTCTAAAAAGGCAAGAAAAGGAAAAAAACAGACGATCGCGCTCAGAGACAGCTAGGTTTGCCAAAAACGGGTTCAATTGGAGTTTTGCCTCTGCGATCGCTGCCCTCTAGGTAAGATTAAGGAGAAGCGCGATCGCGCTGAACACTTTATGAAAATAGCGAGAGTAGAAAATTTAAGAAAAGTAAACCCTTAACTTGAAACCAGAAATCAATGATTATTGATCGCACTTTTTCAAGTAATATCAGGTTCGTTCAATCAATGATAAAAAGTAGGTTGGGTAGAGCGAAGCGAAACCCAACACGAGTTATAACCAATCCCCCGAACTTGATATAACCCTTAATTTACAATAAAAAAGAACCATTACATGGGAAAGAATGATGTATCAAAGTAATCCTCCGCTTCACCCAAAAGAAACCCTCCCCACCATGTATGATTTACCCAGTGAAGACCCTGAGGAGCCTGGTTTGCCCGATGAATTTCATCTTCTCCAGCCTGAATTACTTCGCCTCACCTTTCGCCCCCCAAGTTACCCCAGTAATCAGGTGTTTACCGCAAGCGATTTGAATTTATACTATGATGTGCATCATACCCAGTGGTATAAACGCCCCGACTGGTTTGCGGTTTTAGGGGTTTCTCGACTCTATGAAGAAAAAGACCTCCGCTTAAGTTATGTGACATGGCAAGAAGGGGTAAATCCCTTTGTGGTGGTCGAATTGCTCTCTCCTGGAACTGAGAAGGAAGACTTAGGGCAAAATTTAAGAGAAGTGAGTCAGCCTCCGAATAAATGGACAGTTTACGAGCAAATCCTGAGGATTCCCTATTATTTTGTCTTTAATCGCTATACGAATGAGTTTCGTGCTTTTGGGTTAATGATGAACCGCTATCAACCCTTATCAATAGAAGAGCAAGGAGTCTGGTTGGAAGAAGCAGAACTGGGATTAGGATTATGGGAAGGGGAATATCAGGGAATCAATCGAGAGTGGTTGCGTTGGTATGACCAAAATCAGAACTGGATTCTCACTCCTGCTGAACAAGAAGCTCAACGGGCTGAACAAGCAACTCAACAAGCTCAACAGGAAGCTCAACGCGCTGAACAAGCTAATCAACGGGCTGAACGTTTAGCGGAACAATTGAGAGCTTTGGGCATTGATCCCGAAGCCTAAGAGCCATATTTTCAGGTGCAGCGATCGCTGCTGAAGCTAAGGGTAACTTCAGGTCAATCGTGCTTTTGGATTTTGCCATAGTTGCTTGCTGATGGGGAAAGGGGGTTACAACAATCACCTCTTGAACGAGGGCGACGATCACGCTGTCACCCCTTCTTGTTGAAAATAATCGGGCTGGTATTGCTGTCACGAGAGCGGATTACTCGGTCTAGCAGTTGCGTTGAAGGGAATAAGCAAGCGCGATCGCACTCGGTTTGGCGACCCTACGTGCGACTGGCATCGTTTAGATCGTACTTTCTAAAAGGGCTCAGACTCAATCATTAGATTTTTCGAGTGTGGCTGATCGCGAATTAGCCACCCGAGGTACAGTTTCCGAACCCGTGGCATT from Cyanobacteria bacterium GSL.Bin1 carries:
- a CDS encoding DUF4351 domain-containing protein codes for the protein MLGFTDVDLKQTHFYQDVYVEAEVNLVLRQLKHRFGELDSNLVEQIQALGVSELEALAEALLDFATVADLESWLQQSNV